The following nucleotide sequence is from Diorhabda sublineata isolate icDioSubl1.1 chromosome 11, icDioSubl1.1, whole genome shotgun sequence.
GTATAGGAAATTATactgaatttgccttattttttacccccgaacgcattaaaatagaaaaaaccgggtggttctatttaaaaaaatgaaggaatttgatattttaaaagttaaactttgattactttttatacacaccccgtataaaatgaaaaatttttcgacaCAGATTttaatacgtctgaccttgcttaaaACAACCgaacaagaaaaattttcatatctttaagggtgtcttagtaaataaataatttataagggtcaaattttttacaaaaaaattaataactcgaaaaatacgcatttttcgaaaaaagtttttagacaaaaatttactaaaatttgacgtagattttaaaaatgtattaatatacagggtgttttatttaaaataacgaagttacagtcgatttccggtagaaccggaagtcggccatctttaaaaatattttagttaaaaagatcgtatcctaAAACCCAAACGTACAAATTTTCACgattctactataagtattttccCATATATAcggatagttttaactcgtcgtgggacaacctgtataaatagtaaaaaattcattcattcgaAATTTGAGTATTTGTAATAtccgttattttttttaaatacgtacaaacaatttttcatatttggtGAATGCGCAGgtacaattttgttatttaaaagtaGTAAAACATTACACAATTCAGATCTATGTATAAAACCGTGAAAATCGGGTAAATAAAGTCGTTAAAACAATCATAAAGAgcacaattttgaaaaacgCTAAAAACTAACGCAGAACGACGatttaaaaccgaaaaatatcaaatttgcaGACGTTATTaaatcaaagaagaagaaaaagttgaaatttgagCGCAATTTACTAAATATTTACAGCCCCGTGTGTATTATTATACGAGGGAGATTCAAATATAAACTTAAAATTCGTTAATCTGGACGAAGCATTTCGAACCGAAACCGGTTGAAACCGGTCACGTTTCTCGCTGTCATAACCTTCAACGAACGATTCGAATCTATCGTGGAAACTTCGGAAACCACGGGAGTTAAAATCTTATTTACGCGAGCTAAAGGATATTCGACGCAGCAGCTCTGCGTGACTTATACGGTCCGGACTTAGCAAATTAacgataaaatgtaatttttagtatttagaGCTGGAAAATAGAGTTTTTTACAATTACATTGCCTTTCGGGACGTCCGTAAACAAGATTTCCATATACTAAACGTCTAAAACGTCCTCTACATAcgcagtttcgttatttaacaGCCATATTTcatcaacataacctcaatcgCGTTTCCTCGATTCCCGTACAGTTTTCAAAGTCCGACAACGTCGCCCTCGttttaaatttgacatattaagtgatatttctgaaaataaGCCTCAACGGTTTAGACGGTTGCGGTACCATCACGAGTACATCATCGATTTCTTCGTCGTTAACGATatcgatattaaaattttcgattaGTTTCGAAAGCGTAACGGTCAATTGAATTTCGGCGATTTTTTTCCCGACGCACGACCTAGGACCCATACTGAATGGTAAACTAGCTTGTCGGACCGACGAATCGTTCATTCCACCCCGATCCCATCGCTCCGGTAAAAAGACGTCGGGGCGTTTGAAGTATTTTCCGTTCCGTCCGCTCGTATAAACGGACATCACCACCGTGGTACCGGCGGGTACGTTGTAACCGCAGATGACGGCGTCCTCCGGCAGGACTCTGGTTAGAAACGGTGCCACCGGGTACAATCTCAACGATTCCCTCACTATATTTTTCGCATAATTCGTTTTCGGATCAGATCGGAGGGTTTGTCTCAATTTCGTTTGGTGATTTTTATGTTTCGCCATCAGAAACAGTATCCAGATCATGGTGTAGGACGTGGTGTCGCCGGCGCTTATAATCAAATCGATTATTATCCGATCTAAATCtttgttgtttatattttcccgtttcattttgtttattaatccGTCGTTTTCGTTTCTGATGCGATCGATCAGATCGTTCGCTAAATTTAACGAACGTTTTACGGATTCCTCGAAATTCCGCCAAcgtttcaaattcaattttagagcCAATTCCGCCGGGATCAATTGCAACTCGGAGGTGcgtttgaatattaaatttaccGTCGACGATAATCGATccattaaattttctatttcttcgtAACGTCGTTTATAATTATCGCCGCCTATTAATACGGACACCATCACCTCCAAAGACCATTTGTATAATTCGgcttctaaatttttaaattcctcGTTCGGATTTATCCGATCTATCAATAAATTAGTGGCCGCGTCGCAAGACGTTTCTATCCACGAAAAATCTCCTTTTAATAATAATCTGTTCATTATCCTCCTGAAATGGCGCCATTCCTCGCCCTCCATGAAAAATAATCCGCgagaataattgtttttttcgtTATACAACAACCACGATGTCGGTTTCGTAAGTTTTGGATATTTTCCTGTAACAAATAACAATATAAGTACTACTATtattttggcaacactgtttttgacagatGACGCGTCAATCGTGACATACGTCATTTGTCAAACTCACGAcgtttgtaaattattcaattttactaCCGAAAATTGCGCATTGGTGTCAAATCCAGACACTTTTTGATCTGAACTGTTGATTCGGTTGATTTTGTTCATTGTTTCCGTAGTTTAAACAGTCACGGAGCGACCTGGCTGAAGATCATCTTCAGTGCCATCACTAAAGCGTTTACACTACTCAAAAACACGCCCACGACATAGAGAATTgcccccataggcctcttgcgacaatttatagcactgaatcggagttttttttcgatttaacgagaaatttgacattaatacgccctctaggcgcgaagtctcgttatttaataaccggacctcgtatattttatttaatgtacgTAATAATACGACGTCGTATCActaggacactctgtatatatcttGAACGTCATTAGATActtggaaaatgtttattaacaataaaattacgccctctaggcgcgaaatcccgttatttaataaccggacctcgtatattatatttaatgtacGTAATAATACGACGTCGTATCActaggacactctgtatatatcttGAACGTCATTAGATActtggaaaatgtttattaacgataaaattacgccctctaggcgagaagtctcgttatttaataaccggacctcgtatattatatttaatgtacGTAATAATACGACGTCGTATCActaggacactctgtatatatcttGAACGTCATTAGATActtggaaaatgtttattaacgataaaattacgccctctaggcgagaagtctcgttatttaataaccggacctcgtatattttatttaatgtacgTAATAATACGACGTCGTATCActaggacactctgtatatatcttGAACGTCATTAGATActtggaaaatgtttattaacgataaaattacgccctctaggcgagaagtctcgttatttaataaccggacctcgtatattttatttaatgtacgTAATAATACGACGTCGTATCActaggacactctgtatatatcttGAACGTCATTAGATActtggaaaatgtttattaacaataaaattacgccctctaggcgcgaaatcccgttatttaataaccggacctcgtatattttatttaatgtacgTAATAATACGACGTCGTATCActaggacactctgtatatatcttGAACGTCATTAGATActtggaaaatgtttattaacaataaaattacgccctctaggcgcgaaatcccgttatttaataaccggacctcgtatattatatttaatgtacGTAATAATACGACGTCGTATCActaggacactctgtatatatcttGAACGTCATTAGATActtggaaaatgtttattaacgataaaattacgccctctaggcgagaagtctcgttatttaataaccggacctcgtatattatatttaatgtacGTAATAATACGACGTCGTATCActaggacactctgtatatatcttGAACGTCATTAGATActtggaaaatgtttattaacgataaaattacgccctctaggcgagaagtctcgttatttaataaccggacctcgtatattttatttaatgtacgTAATAATACGACGTCGTATCActaggacactctgtatatatcttGAACGTCATTAGATActtggaaaatgtttattaacaataaaattacgccctctaggcgcgaagtctcgttatttaataaccggacctcgtatattttatttaatgtacgTAATAATACGACGTCGTATCActaggacactctgtatatatcttGAACGTCATTAGATActtggaaaatgtttattaacaataaaattacgccctctaggcgcgaaatcccgttatttaat
It contains:
- the LOC130450151 gene encoding cytochrome P450 315a1, mitochondrial, encoding MFVKKITTTTCSLIIRRKYCSVRNFEDIPSTRGLPMVGSTFSLVITGGLKKLHKYIDRRHKKLGPIFRDNVGPVTAVFLSDPDEMRAVFAKEGKYPKLTKPTSWLLYNEKNNYSRGLFFMEGEEWRHFRRIMNRLLLKGDFSWIETSCDAATNLLIDRINPNEEFKNLEAELYKWSLEVMVSVLIGGDNYKRRYEEIENLMDRLSSTVNLIFKRTSELQLIPAELALKLNLKRWRNFEESVKRSLNLANDLIDRIRNENDGLINKMKRENINNKDLDRIIIDLIISAGDTTSYTMIWILFLMAKHKNHQTKLRQTLRSDPKTNYAKNIVRESLRLYPVAPFLTRVLPEDAVICGYNVPAGTTVVMSVYTSGRNGKYFKRPDVFLPERWDRGGMNDSSVRQASLPFSMGPRSCVGKKIAEIQLTVTLSKLIENFNIDIVNDEEIDDVLVMVPQPSKPLRLIFRNIT